In one window of Streptomyces sp. NBC_01224 DNA:
- a CDS encoding DUF7342 family protein, which produces MIEVLVVDDDIRVAKVNAAYVSRVPGFRVTAQAHSAAEALATIEEQRVDLVLLDHYMPDRNGLTMVRELRRLGHHTDVIMVTAARDVATVQEAMRHGALQYLVKPFTYAGLRTKLEAYATLRHALEGGGEAEQGEVDRLFGALWAAGEPDLPKGHSPTTAELVKQALRSAEGPLSAQEIAESAGMSRQTAQRYLKLLERTGRVRLTLRYGETGRPEHRYTWSTGGQA; this is translated from the coding sequence GTGATCGAGGTCCTGGTCGTGGATGACGACATCCGGGTCGCGAAGGTCAATGCGGCCTATGTCTCCAGGGTGCCGGGATTCCGGGTGACCGCCCAGGCGCACTCCGCCGCCGAAGCCCTCGCCACGATCGAGGAACAGCGTGTGGACCTGGTCCTGCTGGACCACTACATGCCCGACCGCAACGGTCTGACGATGGTGCGTGAGCTGCGCCGGCTCGGTCACCACACCGACGTGATCATGGTGACGGCGGCGCGCGACGTCGCCACCGTCCAGGAGGCCATGCGACATGGCGCGCTGCAGTACCTGGTGAAGCCGTTCACCTACGCGGGGCTGCGTACCAAGCTGGAGGCGTACGCGACTCTGCGCCACGCCCTCGAAGGCGGCGGCGAGGCGGAGCAGGGTGAGGTGGACCGGCTCTTCGGCGCCCTGTGGGCGGCGGGCGAACCCGACCTGCCCAAGGGCCACTCACCGACCACGGCGGAGCTGGTCAAACAAGCACTTCGGAGCGCCGAAGGGCCGCTCTCCGCACAGGAGATCGCGGAGAGCGCCGGGATGAGCCGGCAGACCGCCCAGCGCTATCTGAAGCTGCTGGAAAGGACCGGCAGAGTGCGGCTGACGCTGCGGTACGGCGAGACGGGCCGCCCGGAACACCGCTACACATGGTCCACCGGCGGGCAGGCCTGA